In Geobacter anodireducens, a genomic segment contains:
- a CDS encoding polysaccharide deacetylase yields MLFRLIVAVMFLASFPSTARAVPRPVSAADFSVPILLYHRFGPTVADGMTIKTPVFEEHLKYLRDNGYRVIPLRQVVDFYLKKGPAPPPKSVVIVEDDAHKSVYTDMLPLVKKYRVPVTVFIYPSAVSNAKYAMTWDQLRELKKTGLFDFQSHTYWHPNFKKERKKLPPAEFDRLVESQLKKSREKIEKELGVTVDMLAWPFGIYDDDLIRRAGVLGYRATFTIDRRHVTPAESVMKLPRYLMINADQGKVFAQILAGSGPKRNVVY; encoded by the coding sequence ATGCTGTTCCGCCTGATTGTCGCGGTTATGTTCCTGGCGTCCTTCCCGTCCACCGCCCGGGCCGTGCCCCGGCCGGTTTCGGCCGCGGATTTCTCGGTCCCCATCCTCCTCTACCACCGCTTCGGCCCCACCGTTGCCGACGGCATGACCATCAAGACCCCGGTCTTCGAGGAGCACCTGAAGTACCTGAGGGACAACGGCTACCGGGTGATCCCCCTGCGGCAGGTGGTGGACTTCTATCTGAAAAAGGGACCGGCGCCGCCCCCCAAGTCGGTGGTGATCGTGGAGGACGACGCCCACAAGTCGGTCTACACCGACATGCTGCCGCTGGTGAAGAAGTACCGGGTGCCGGTGACGGTCTTCATCTACCCCTCGGCCGTCTCGAACGCGAAGTATGCCATGACCTGGGACCAGCTCCGGGAGCTGAAAAAAACGGGGCTCTTCGATTTCCAGTCCCATACCTACTGGCATCCCAACTTCAAGAAGGAGCGGAAGAAGCTCCCCCCGGCGGAGTTCGACCGGCTGGTGGAGTCGCAGTTGAAAAAATCGAGGGAAAAGATCGAGAAGGAGCTGGGGGTGACGGTGGACATGCTCGCCTGGCCCTTCGGCATCTATGACGACGACCTGATCCGCCGGGCCGGGGTGCTGGGGTACCGGGCCACCTTCACCATCGACCGCCGCCACGTGACCCCGGCCGAGAGCGTCATGAAGCTGCCCCGTTATCTCATGATCAACGCCGACCAGGGGAAGGTCTTCGCCCAGATCCTGGCCGGGAGCGGCCCCAAGAGAAATGTCGTCTACTGA
- a CDS encoding pyrroline-5-carboxylate reductase — protein sequence MLKGSTLGFIGGGNMAEAIIKGLLAGGVAAADVMVAEPVAARREYLHGTYGIDVCADNGRVVAAAGALVMAVKPQVFRGMAAALGPAGLDGKLLISIMAGITTADMEEVCGSAARVIRVMPNTPALVLEGASALCRGRNATDDDLFFAAGIFDLVGTTCVVEEKLMDAVTGVSGCGPAYVFLFMEALSDAGVKNGLPRDVATRLAAQTVLGAARLLLETGDHPGILKEKVTSPGGSTIAGIASLERDAFRGAVMAAVDAATARSAELGKK from the coding sequence ATGCTGAAGGGAAGCACTCTCGGCTTCATCGGCGGCGGGAACATGGCTGAGGCGATCATCAAAGGGCTGCTGGCCGGCGGGGTCGCGGCGGCGGACGTGATGGTGGCTGAACCGGTGGCCGCGCGGCGGGAATACCTGCACGGCACCTACGGCATCGACGTCTGCGCCGACAACGGCCGGGTGGTTGCCGCTGCCGGCGCCCTGGTCATGGCCGTGAAGCCCCAGGTGTTCCGGGGCATGGCTGCGGCCCTGGGGCCGGCAGGGCTCGACGGCAAGCTGCTCATCTCCATCATGGCGGGGATCACCACCGCGGACATGGAAGAGGTCTGCGGCAGCGCGGCCCGGGTGATCCGGGTGATGCCGAACACCCCGGCCCTGGTGCTGGAAGGGGCATCCGCCCTCTGCCGCGGCAGGAATGCCACTGATGACGATCTGTTCTTTGCCGCGGGAATCTTCGACCTGGTGGGGACCACCTGCGTGGTGGAGGAAAAGCTCATGGACGCCGTCACCGGCGTCTCCGGCTGCGGCCCGGCCTACGTCTTCCTCTTCATGGAGGCCCTGTCCGACGCGGGCGTGAAAAACGGCCTGCCCCGGGACGTGGCCACCCGGCTGGCGGCCCAGACGGTGCTGGGAGCCGCGAGGCTCCTTCTGGAGACCGGCGATCACCCGGGCATCCTCAAGGAAAAGGTCACCTCCCCCGGCGGCAGCACCATCGCCGGCATCGCCTCCCTGGAGCGGGATGCCTTCCGCGGCGCGGTCATGGCCGCCGTGGACGCCGCAACCGCCCGCTCGGCGGAGCTGGGGAAAAAATAA
- a CDS encoding Cro/Cl family transcriptional regulator has protein sequence MKIGERLKRLRMINSLTQEELANRADLTKGYISQLENDATSPSIATLKDILDVFGVSMQEFFSDPIGEDVVYGKDARVQTSADDAAVTVELLVPGAQNREMDPALVTLAPGEEMDEQNFHEGEEFGFVLLGRIQLRLDDKIYTVKKDECFYFTSDKRHTVKNIGKGPAKILWVVTPPTFDY, from the coding sequence GTGAAGATCGGCGAGCGGTTGAAGCGGCTCAGGATGATCAACTCCCTCACCCAGGAGGAACTGGCCAATCGGGCCGACCTGACCAAGGGATACATCTCCCAGCTTGAGAACGACGCCACCTCCCCGTCCATCGCCACCCTGAAGGACATCCTCGACGTCTTCGGCGTCAGCATGCAGGAGTTCTTCAGCGACCCCATCGGCGAGGACGTGGTCTACGGCAAGGATGCCCGGGTTCAGACCTCGGCCGACGATGCGGCCGTGACGGTGGAACTCCTCGTCCCCGGCGCCCAGAACCGGGAGATGGACCCGGCCCTGGTGACCCTGGCCCCGGGCGAGGAGATGGACGAGCAGAACTTCCACGAGGGGGAGGAGTTCGGCTTCGTCCTTCTGGGCCGGATCCAGCTCCGGCTGGACGACAAGATCTACACGGTGAAAAAGGACGAGTGCTTCTACTTCACCTCGGACAAGCGGCATACGGTGAAGAACATCGGCAAGGGGCCGGCGAAGATACTCTGGGTCGTGACCCCGCCGACCTTTGATTATTAA
- a CDS encoding saccharopine dehydrogenase has translation MSKVLIIGAGGVGQVVAHKCAQRRDIFSGITLASRTKAKCDAIAAQLNNSIATAQVDADNVPELVALIRKEQPKLVINVALPYQDLTIMDACLETGVDYLDTANYEPLDTAKFEYSWQWAYQDRFKSAGIMALLGSGFDPGVTNVYTALAAKKYLDEVQEIDIIDANAGSHGQPFATNFNPEINIREVTAPCRHWENGEFVETPPLSTKRVFDFPEGIGPMNIYRLYHEEMESIVKHIPTIKKAQFWMTFSDNYLKHLEVLQNVGMTRIDEVEFQGQKIVPIQFLKALLPDPGSLGPLTKGKTCIGVIARGLKDGKRKQVYIYNICDHEACYKEVGSQAISYTTGVPAVVGGIMMLTGKWHAPGVWNMEQFDPEPFLAELGPMGLPTVVVDGGEWPEL, from the coding sequence ATGAGCAAGGTACTGATAATCGGAGCCGGCGGCGTCGGCCAGGTCGTTGCCCACAAGTGCGCCCAGCGCAGGGACATCTTCAGCGGGATCACCCTGGCCTCCCGGACCAAGGCCAAGTGCGACGCCATCGCCGCCCAGTTGAACAACAGCATCGCCACTGCCCAAGTGGACGCGGACAATGTCCCCGAGTTGGTGGCGCTCATCAGGAAAGAGCAGCCGAAGCTCGTCATCAACGTGGCCCTGCCGTACCAGGACCTGACCATCATGGACGCCTGCCTGGAGACCGGGGTCGACTATCTCGACACCGCCAACTACGAGCCCCTGGACACCGCCAAGTTCGAGTACTCCTGGCAGTGGGCCTACCAGGACCGCTTCAAGAGCGCGGGGATCATGGCGCTGCTCGGTTCCGGCTTCGACCCCGGCGTGACCAACGTCTACACCGCCCTGGCCGCCAAGAAGTACCTGGACGAGGTGCAGGAGATCGACATCATCGATGCCAACGCCGGGAGCCACGGCCAGCCCTTTGCCACCAACTTCAACCCCGAGATCAACATCCGCGAGGTGACCGCCCCGTGCCGCCACTGGGAGAACGGCGAGTTCGTCGAGACGCCCCCCCTCTCCACCAAGCGGGTTTTCGACTTTCCCGAGGGTATCGGCCCCATGAACATCTATCGCCTCTATCACGAGGAGATGGAGTCCATTGTCAAGCATATCCCGACCATCAAGAAGGCCCAGTTCTGGATGACCTTCTCCGACAACTACCTGAAGCACCTGGAGGTGCTCCAGAACGTGGGCATGACGCGCATCGACGAGGTGGAGTTCCAGGGGCAGAAGATCGTGCCGATCCAGTTCCTGAAGGCGCTCCTCCCTGACCCCGGTTCCCTCGGCCCCCTCACCAAGGGGAAGACCTGCATCGGCGTCATCGCCCGCGGCCTCAAGGACGGCAAGCGGAAACAGGTCTACATCTACAACATCTGCGACCACGAGGCCTGCTACAAAGAGGTCGGCTCCCAGGCCATCAGCTACACCACCGGCGTACCGGCGGTGGTGGGCGGGATCATGATGCTGACCGGTAAATGGCACGCCCCGGGCGTCTGGAACATGGAGCAGTTCGATCCCGAGCCGTTCCTGGCGGAGCTTGGGCCCATGGGGCTGCCGACGGTGGTGGTGGACGGCGGCGAATGGCCGGAGCTGTAG
- a CDS encoding iron dicitrate transport regulator FecR: MGIASRAAALCAVVILWAASAAAAAQLGTARLSLVAGDVQMLTEDTNEWVAAAVNTPLAEGDRLWSPEGSRAEIQVRGGVQVRVDARTALDIVDLGRESFQLSLAEGRAYLTNRKGGVDRIRVDTPYASTGIYDNSIVMVDATSGGAAVVAVIKGYAVVETRQGTTRVSAGSELRLTVDEQAEIAPIGSPDEWETWNRKRDRVLADAAESLRYVPDELDDYAADLDANGRWLYAGEYGYVWSPRVSAVVDWAPYRLGRWTWVRGSYVWISYEPWGWAPYHYGRWVFVSRVGWCWVPPSRGAAYWGPGYVGWVYSSDTVAWVPLAPGEVYYGIGFYGPFSVDITNVAVNPVVVRTYRHIHVRNAVTIIDRDTFITGRRGRSIARENPFISARVEVGPPAIRPARETRRPIDKRIAPERQPPERIRKLKPEEVRRDRRPVPGDAGSVFGPGRQAGEMRVKHRETPRRQETAPALSGNRQGGKGAGLPTGRERLPEGKGRNASPPPRAVPGKEPSPRPRPDDAARQPRVQQRSPQVKTPAPDTMKQVPERKKQAPAPGKQAPQVMPASPGSAGSQGREISERPAPRPEQAREPELQRPARERRDEGQGKGRKKYDKDDRE, from the coding sequence ATGGGAATCGCGAGTCGCGCAGCAGCGTTGTGCGCCGTTGTGATCCTCTGGGCCGCGTCGGCTGCCGCCGCGGCCCAGTTGGGCACGGCCCGGCTTTCGCTGGTGGCGGGAGACGTGCAGATGCTCACCGAGGACACCAATGAGTGGGTAGCGGCGGCGGTCAACACGCCGCTGGCCGAAGGAGACCGGCTCTGGTCGCCGGAGGGGAGCCGGGCGGAGATCCAGGTGCGGGGAGGAGTCCAGGTGCGGGTCGATGCCCGGACCGCCCTCGACATCGTCGACCTGGGCCGGGAATCGTTCCAGCTCAGCCTGGCCGAAGGACGGGCCTATCTCACCAATCGCAAGGGCGGGGTCGACCGCATCCGGGTCGACACCCCCTACGCCTCGACCGGCATCTACGACAACTCCATCGTCATGGTTGACGCCACGAGCGGAGGCGCCGCGGTCGTGGCCGTGATCAAGGGCTATGCCGTGGTGGAGACCCGCCAGGGCACGACGCGCGTCTCCGCCGGCAGCGAGCTGCGGCTGACGGTCGACGAGCAGGCGGAGATCGCCCCGATCGGCTCGCCCGACGAGTGGGAAACCTGGAACCGGAAGCGGGACCGGGTGCTGGCCGATGCGGCCGAAAGCCTCCGCTACGTGCCCGACGAGCTGGACGACTACGCGGCCGACCTGGACGCCAACGGCCGGTGGCTCTACGCGGGGGAGTACGGCTACGTCTGGTCGCCCCGGGTCTCAGCCGTCGTGGATTGGGCCCCCTATCGGCTGGGGCGGTGGACGTGGGTGCGCGGCTCCTACGTCTGGATATCCTATGAGCCCTGGGGGTGGGCGCCCTACCACTACGGGCGGTGGGTATTCGTGTCCCGGGTCGGCTGGTGCTGGGTGCCTCCCTCCCGCGGCGCCGCCTACTGGGGGCCGGGGTACGTGGGGTGGGTGTACAGCTCGGACACCGTGGCCTGGGTCCCGCTGGCGCCGGGCGAGGTCTACTACGGCATCGGCTTTTACGGCCCCTTCAGCGTCGATATCACGAACGTGGCGGTGAATCCGGTAGTGGTCCGCACATACCGCCACATCCACGTCCGCAACGCCGTCACCATCATCGACCGGGACACCTTCATCACGGGGAGGAGAGGGCGTTCGATTGCGCGGGAGAACCCGTTCATCTCCGCCAGGGTCGAGGTGGGTCCCCCGGCCATCAGGCCCGCCCGGGAAACCCGGCGCCCCATCGACAAGCGGATAGCCCCCGAACGGCAGCCGCCGGAGCGCATCAGGAAGCTGAAGCCGGAGGAGGTACGGCGCGACCGCCGCCCGGTTCCCGGCGATGCGGGATCGGTCTTCGGCCCCGGCCGCCAGGCCGGCGAAATGCGGGTGAAGCACCGCGAAACGCCGCGCCGCCAGGAGACGGCGCCGGCACTGTCCGGCAATCGGCAGGGCGGAAAAGGTGCCGGGCTCCCCACCGGTCGCGAACGGTTACCAGAAGGGAAGGGACGCAACGCGTCCCCGCCCCCGCGCGCCGTTCCCGGTAAGGAGCCGTCCCCCCGGCCACGCCCGGATGACGCGGCGCGCCAGCCCCGCGTCCAGCAACGGTCGCCCCAGGTGAAGACGCCTGCCCCCGACACGATGAAGCAGGTGCCGGAGAGGAAAAAGCAGGCCCCCGCCCCTGGGAAGCAGGCACCGCAGGTAATGCCGGCGTCCCCCGGCAGTGCCGGCAGCCAGGGACGGGAAATCTCGGAGCGTCCCGCGCCCCGCCCGGAACAGGCCCGCGAGCCCGAACTCCAGCGTCCGGCCCGTGAGCGACGAGACGAGGGGCAGGGAAAGGGTCGAAAAAAGTACGACAAAGATGATCGAGAATAG